The Porites lutea chromosome 4, jaPorLute2.1, whole genome shotgun sequence genome contains a region encoding:
- the LOC140935385 gene encoding uncharacterized protein: MNTANLEVFSLMIFALTSFQLCSCVPGKTQRSEPRDENSESLLQRWLTEPSLEQADKRMDVPRTKVLQKRIFMGEDKGDSRYNGFDPVKSGHESAPDRSIRERKKQFGERFEALNEFKNDVPYARQAQVLQKRIFMGEDRGRDVPESRYTSKVFVGKGPQKDDPESIPQENNLEKLLSLRARARALHMNIDNYIEEYRKEDAGQDNRKKGDRLHDTKWENIAQRFR; encoded by the exons ATGAATACTGCAAACCTCGAAGTCTTCTCTTTGATGATCTTCGCTCTTACGAGCTTTCAGCTTTGTTCCTGTGTCCCAG GCAAAACTCAGAGATCAGAGCCAAGAGATGAAAACTCAGAGAGCTTACTGCAGAGGTGGCTAACAGAG CCGTCTCTTGAACAAGCAGATAAAAGAATGGATGTGCCTCGAACGAAAGTTCTTCAGAAAAGGATTTTCATGGGTGAAGATAAAGGAGATAGCAGATACAATGGCTTTGATCCTGTGAAATCTGGGCACGAGTCTGCACCTGACCGATCCATACGGGAAAGAAAGAAGCAGTTTGGTGAGAGATTTGAGGCGCTTAATGAATTCAAAAACGACGTACCGTATGCACGCCAGGCCCAAGTCCTTCAGAAAAGGATTTTTATGGGTGAGGATCGTGGACGCGATGTTCCAGAGAGCAGATACACGAGCAAGGTTTTCGTAGGAAAAGGACCCCAAAAAGATGACCCTGAGAGTATTCCGCAGGAGAACAATCTTGAGAAGTTGCTTTCTTTGAGGGCTCGTGCGAGGGCTCTACATATGAACATTGACAACTACATTGAAGAGTACCGAAAAGAAGACGCGGGGCAAGATAACAGGAAGAAAGGAGACCGGCTGCATGATACAAAATGGGAGAACATTGCCCAGCGCTTTCGCTGA
- the LOC140934004 gene encoding chondroitin sulfate N-acetylgalactosaminyltransferase 1-like, whose amino-acid sequence MMMFSVRLQRLALYSLLILTVILIYQIYNHSEKLVERQQTRPDEAMRLNHVESLAKKDQVARRESEERMKKREVDMERPSLLLKKEVKRLKSRMNQKDELIQRLTAQLQKEKSQAEKFKKEVGHLKIQNAELLTEVESKAVAENSGRSEQNSELVKDQSSSNSKFLASVRDIQVSERVQFQSFAKAHVFEYASLVRPKDYIFHAGQKKGRVKSSKKHFIEAQDIAINFINTNSSYRVSRDNLVDGVYRIDINAGIDYELYFKDSKSNKYISVRLIRPLGRLQPVAIPNDSRNPKELINLILPLSGRLERFQQFIDTFVEVCIKRDKHVFLTVVLYGASDFKKVKSTLKDLEATYSFKKYQLIMRDKPFSRGRALHDGVLYWSSKPSNVLLFFCDVDITIRPEFLRRCRMYTEPKKKIYYPMVFSLYNPKNVYEDGNIPPPAEQLKIGRLHGFWRIYGFGMTCQYRSDYLQVGGFDLNIEGWGSEDSGLYHKYLLHPSIRIIRAPDRDLFHHFHEKKCDPALTTEQYQSCLGSKASAEGTHTQIAIQLTKLREKYESDSLQDEGDD is encoded by the exons ATGATGATGTTTTCTGTTCGACTTCAAAGACTGGCGTTGTATTCGCTATTAATTCTTACAGTAATTTTAATTTACCAGATTTATAACCATAGCGAAAAGCTGGTAGAACGGCAACAAACACGGCCGGATGAAGCGATGAGATTAAACCATGTGGAATCGTTGGCGAAAAAAGACCAAGTGGCAAGAAGAGAATCTGAAGAGCGAATGAAGAAACGGGAGGTCGACATGGAACGGCCAAGTTTGCTCTTAAAGAAAGAAGTCAAGAGATTAAAATCGCGCATGAATCAAAAGGACGAGCTGATTCAGCGGTTAACTGCTCAATTACAAAAAGAGAAATCACAGGCggagaaatttaaaaaggagGTTGGACACTTAAAGATTCAAAACGCCGAACTATTGACTGAAGTGGAAAGCAAAGCTGTGGCAGAAAACAGCGGAAGAAGTGAGCAAAACTCAGAACTCGTGAAAGATCAATCAAGCTCGAACAGCAAATTCCTAGCGAGTGTGCGCGATATTCAAGTGTCGGAACGCGTTCAGTTTCAAAGTTTCGCCAAAGCGCACGTTTTTGAGTACGCGTCGCTCGTGAGACCAAAGGATTATATTTTTCACGCCGGACAAAAAAAGGGGAGAGTAAAGTCAAGCAAGAAACATTTCATAGAAGCTCAGGACATCGCGATTAACTTTATAAACACAAACTCGTCCTATCGTGTGAGTCGCGACAATCTCGTAGATGGAGTTTACAGAATCGACATTAACGCAGGAATTGATTATGAACTCTACTTCAAAGACTCGAAATCAAATAAATACATATCAGTACGTCTAATTCGTCCGCTGGGACGTCTTCAGCCAGTTGCAATCCCAAATGATAGCAGGAATCCCAAGGAACTTATCAACCTGATTCTGCCATTGTCTGGCAGACTCGAGAGATTTCAGCAGTTCATAGACACATTCGTGGAGGTGTGCATAAAACGCGACAAGCATGTTTTCCTTACGGTAGTTTTGTACGGCGCTTCAGACTTCAAGAAAGTAAAATCTACTCTAAAAGACCTCGAGGCGAcgtacagttttaaaaaatatcaactGATAATGCGAGATAAGCCTTTTTCTCGTGGTAGGGCTTTACACGACGGAGTTCTGTATTGGAGCAGTAAGCCCAGCAatgttttgttgttcttttgcGATGTGGACATAACCATCCGGCCTGAATTTCTCCGGCGGTGTCGCATGTATACGGAGCCAAAAAAGAAGATCTATTACCCGATGGTGTTTAGCTTATATAATCCAAAGAATGTGTACGAAGATGGTAATATTCCACCTCCTGCAGAACAGTTGAAAATCG GACGCCTACACGGTTTTTGGCGAATATACGGATTTGGAATGACGTGCCAATACCGATCAGATTATCTTCAAGTTGGTGGCTTTGATTTGAACATTGAAGGATGGGGATCCGAAGATTCGGGACTATACCACAAGTACCTTCTTCATCCCAGTATTAG AATCATCCGCGCGCCAGACAGAGATTTGTTCCATCATTTTCACGAAAAGAAGTGCGACCCCGCCCTCACAACAGAGCAATATCAGTCTTGTTTAGGTTCCAAAGCATCGGCTGAGGGAACGCATACTCAGATTGCTATTCAGCTTACAAAGCTTAGGGAGAAGTACGAATCAGATTCGCTCCAGGACGAGGGCGACGACTGA